In a genomic window of Penaeus vannamei isolate JL-2024 chromosome 10, ASM4276789v1, whole genome shotgun sequence:
- the LOC113814239 gene encoding titin homolog isoform X1 translates to MADTVSTQCSQDDGEPGSALATAAPVVQATPGGSQALETQTSSKPPPKMSLEVPVVCITPPSPIPGDSQDKPAESSPEKPNRVDGDPLQYLSCEVPNVSTKHPAAAAKESSLGVVPDINLDPLKHKQESTVLGGSEESRKEHEEQINVQIKSPLDNCPANHPLTDAERSVEKSDTRVEISTEKAASFESVSDSVTTCNESSTEKLTSESETSLKTSDEVGNATLENIPDSASLTEKNNTDHGAELSEDNTKNISPSSKDQTTPLTSSSSSVAEENVKEVVSSSSQEQVQAPVSENRASKVPLVLTDRSSSLPTVFSDQQSSKVPSAANQSSGSPLSCPSALADTLQSASSKEESNSSAVSDCSVSKNAHSSRTVQNSSSECGVEVEQSEVSSERSKEKTTDSISVTENLKEPLESEDVAKASKLTIKKVDEINDDHEVNTVDTTKVLSEQNVAHEVPVETIPVIVNTEEREQVKIGREVQGNFVSPVIPSSHSSAIASPDNVSSVDAEQLQPVTIGSSLQPLEEVQEASVSGDPSFAAADLALIDSSADEADSIGGLVINSVIGAADGVADFHPDEMETDRELTDISASAPHTVGENCDNVDSSDEIEPSAKRMRFENGGDDIEDKLQTSRNVNIKVSPIKNGHGLWDACKLRQILLEKGTIMLRLHASVDHMEMNDSDKENKDVDFTGIMIEIKDDDQDHILGLASLEPDADLCDPLAIGLTHNLDHTSPPHYSRGYPHHPRGRSTTLQPAMTRPVFKHLQSPPHSQHYMKQDLLGHPQPLEFEEPQLGTTEWAGKEYYGGLLLQRKAFPPSQYPGMSPAPPPPPRGRKRGRPPLSSRRGHCPPGGFPRSSPSKSRAYGKRHPEPIKYRPPTPPHHLLVSTLLKLNKSHYMANKAESKKVMKHLENLKHDILPGDGKKLSSTGKGSDDEDEICLSVSQPHPTKTEEESVDTDTGLKRGLIKLSCEFCDLVFRKRSALTAHIKHKHRGMQICPICSDKIKVKGKYGMRFHILKSHKDHPHFSCKKCGESFKLQHHLMNHERLKHELMDSEDEDHPQVNGDQSKNDKAFREMEEEEKRKDMEKNEREKLEREKLERDKEKAKAEREKKLREDQEGKRKEKESDSRVDKEDATKSKGRPRSEVNVGIASKVPPRSISRGKIMNVRPPTKEVTKSKGGSPKPERRVTRSKGPIKVRDAKSESDSDDDDDDNETAVGAGESSSSSTSSSDSEVEESKKYFCDICELGFSHKFKLKHHQKEKHSRATRSQASAKGQDNMEQEDGEEEEEQPEENSREENERGDDDDEEDEDEEDDEEEEIRKEKERKEKERKEKEESLKCNLCNKQCRSEYQLRLHMPVHNVVKKGQSNKKSASPVKVYGKAKEQENLEDQLETSAGAQVKQIRDTSRVLRSSPHGTVRGVNTESSKESGEKGKEQSPKRKSDSQKKDACDKTEESLREQRESNERPSYLLKVGSLFRCTKCNITFNREKSMTYHLKKIHETLYPFRACEHCGKIFRSCGPYNRHVIQHRVHHCPEANCKAKYRKMLRLKQHQKNAHPNKPFRCSKCVAIFCKESELEKHQDAKHPRIPSDEEEGSSEEEEEEEDADEEEYEKKKDDDPVSKDHVKKREKDKDDDDNEELSTPTKRRARCVPISYKEPDDEEDVIPVRKGQPFKNVVVKPTTPEKKEIQNKAIPDRRGSIDKRSKLLKRSCADSESVEEAKPSVPCENDRKTKPTSNNSSEKSVSQEDKKITKGQEPKIDKRIPPQTKVLPAKEVVSKLDSPPTQKVKSGKKTQQKQVVPGNKKNKVNLSWTAALKAQIRAAKSGSKGTSKKKKNNSSEKGCPRVRRRPSSSSGGQLTTQNMDFPYGHSQSQDSLSCQGYFVGEDSMFSLDDSSQMDIMGDYYGAHYPPSEEISDFVPEDDESGPAKIIGFDSF, encoded by the exons ACACAGTGTTCTCAAGATGATGGTGAACCTGGCTCTGCTCTTGCCACAGCAGCGCCTGTGGTCCAAGCCACACCAGGAGGATCTCAGGCATTGGAGACACAAACCTCTTCTAAACCTCCTCCAAAGATGTCTCTTGAGGTACCAGTGGTTTGCATcacacccccttctcccatccctggTGATTCTCAGGATAAACCAGCAGAAAGTTCTCCTGAGAAGCCAAATAGAGTGGATGGAGATCCCTTGCAATATTTATCATGTGAGGTGCCAAACGTGTCCACCAAACACCCTGCTGCTGCTGCAAAAGAAAGTTCTTTAGGCGTGGTGCCAGATATAAATCTCGATCCTCTTAAGCATAAGCAGGAATCCACAGTATTAGGGGGCAGTGAAGAATCAAGAAAGGAACATGAGGAGCAAATAAATGTACAAATTAAAAGTCCTTTAGATAATTGTCCTGCAAACCACCCACTTACTGATGCAGAGAGATCTGTAGAGAAGTCAGACACAAGAGTAGAGATATCCACAGAAAAAGCTGCTTCCTTTGAATCTGTGTCAGATAGTGTAACAACATGTAATGAGAGTTCTACGGAAAAACTGACCAGTGAATCAGAAACTTCATTAAAAACTTCAGATGAAGTAGGAAATGCTACACTGGAAAATATTCCTGATAGTGCTtcattaacagaaaaaaacaatacagaTCATGGGGCTGAATTGTCAGAAGATAACACAAAGAATATTTCCCCATCAAGTAAAGATCAGACAACGCCTCTTACATCATCCTCAAGTTCAGTTGCAGAAGAGAATGTTAAGGAGGTGGTCAGCTCATCATCTCAGGAACAGGTGCAGGCACCAGTATCTGAGAACAGAGCTTCTAAGGTACCTTTAGTTTTGACTGACAGGTCATCATCACTGCCAACAGTATTCTCAGACCAGCAGTCATCAAAAGTTCCATCTGCGGCCAATCAATCTTCAGGCTCTCCACTGTCATGTCCAAGTGCACTTGCAGACACTTTACAGTCAGCTTCTTCAAAAGAAGAGTCAAACTCTTCAGCAGTTTCTGACTGTAGTGTATCAAAGAATGCTCATTCATCAAGAACAGTTCAGAATTCTTCAAGTGAGTGTGGTGTCGAAGTAGAGCAGAGTGAAGTATCAagtgaaagaagtaaagaaaagacaaCTGATTCCATATCTGTAACAGAAAATTTGAAGGAACCTCTAGAAAGTGAGGATGTAGCTAAAGCGAGCAAGTTGACCATTAAGAAAGTGGACGAAATTAATGACGACCATGAAGTGAATACAGTAGACACAACCAAGGTGTTGAGTGAACAGAATGTAGCTCATGAAGTGCCAGTTGAGACCATTCCAGTAATTGTcaatacagaggagagagaacaggtgAAAATTGGAAGGGAAGTACAAGGTAACTTTGTATCTCCTGTAATACCATCCTCTCACAGTAGTGCCATTGCTAGTCCAGACAATGTCTCATCAGTGGATGCTGAACAATTACAACCTGTTACAATAGGCAGCAGCTTACAGCCTCTAGAAGAGGTTCAGGAAGCTTCTGTGTCAGGTGATCCGTCCTTTGCTGCAGCTGATCTGGCACTGATTGACAGCAGTGCAGATGAAGCTGACAGTATTGGTGGTTTGGTGATCAACAGTGTTATAGGTGCAGCTGATGGGGTTGCAGACTTCCATCCTGATGAAATGGAAACTGATAGGGAGCTCACTGATATTAGTGCATCAGCTCCACATACTGTTGGAGAAAATTGTGACAATGTTGATTCTAGTGATGAGATTGAACCCAGTGCCAAGCGAATGAGATTTGAGAATGGAGGAGATGACATAGAGGATAAATTGCAAACTTCTAGAAATGTAAATATTAAGGTTTCCCCAATAAAAAATGGCCACGGCTTATGGGACGCATGCAAGTTACGACAGATCTTACTGGAGAAAGGAACCATCATGTTGAGGCTTCATGCGTCTGTAGATCACATGGAAATGAATGAttcagataaagaaaacaaggatGTGGACTTCACAGGTATCATGATTGAAATTAAAGACGATGATCAAGACCACATACTGGGTCTCGCGTCCCTGGAGCCAGATGCTGACCTGTGTGACCCCCTTGCCATTGGATTGACACACAACCTTGACCACACATCGCCGCCCCACTACAGCCGGGGGTACCCTCACCACCCCAGGGGCCGCTCCACTACGCTACAGCCAGCTATGACCAGACCAGTTTTCAAGCATCTGCAGTCTCCACCTCAT TCACAGCACTATATGAAGCAGGACCTTCTGGGCCACCCGCAGCCTTTGGAGTTTGAAGAGCCGCAACTAGGAACAACAGAGTGGGCAG GGAAAGAATACTACGGTGGACTACTGCTTCAGAGGAAggccttcccaccctcccaataCCCTGGCATGTCcccagcaccgccaccaccacccagGGGACGTAAGAGGGGCCGCCCTCCCCTTTCCAGCCGAAGAGGTCACTGTCCTCCAGGGGGCTTTCCAAGAAGCAGTCCCTCAAAGTCTCGGGCATATGGTAAACGCCACCCTGAGCCCATCAAGTACCGGcctcctactccacctcatcATCTTTTGGTATCTACCCTCCTCAAATTAAATAAATCTCATTATATGGCCAACAAAGCTGAGAGCAAGAAAGTTATGAAACATTTAGAAAACCTGAAACATGATATCCTTCCTGGAGATGGGAAAAAGCTTTCCAGCACAGGTAAAgggagtgatgatgaagatgagattTGCCTTTCAGTCTCTCAGCCTCATCCAACAAAGACTGAGGAAGAATCTGTCGATACTGACACCGGTTTAAAGAGAGGTTTGATTAAGCTGTCTTGTGAATTCTGTGACCTTGTTTTCAGGAAAAGATCTGCCTTAACTGCTCATATAAAGCACAAGCATAGAGGGATGCAGATTTGCCCAATATGTAGTGATAAGATAAAAGTCAAGGGTAAATATGGAATGAGGTTCCACATTTTGAAAAGTCATAAGGACCATCCACATTTTAGCTGCAAGAAATGTGGTGAATCTTTTAAACTTCAACATCATCTTATGAACCATGAGCGCCTCAAACATGAGCTTATGGATTCTGAAGATGAGGATCATCCACAAGTGAATGGGGATCAAAGTAAGAATGACAAAGCCTTtcgagagatggaggaggaggaaaagaggaaggacatggagaaaaatgagagggaaaagttGGAGAGGGAAAAGTTagaaagggacaaagaaaaggcaaaagctgagagagaaaagaagttaaGAGAGGatcaagaaggaaagaggaaagaaaaggagagtgacAGTAGAGTTGACAAAGAAGATGCTACAAAATCGAAAGGAAGACCCAGAAGTGAAGTGAATGTAGGAATTGCTAGTAAAGTGCCCCCTAGGAGTATTTCAAGAGGAAAGATAATGAATGTGAGGCCACCCACAAAAGAGGTAACAAAATCAAAGGGCGGATCTCCAAAACCTGAGAGGAGGGTTACTCGTAGCAAAGGTCCTATCAAAGTGAGAGATGCAAAAAGTGAGAGTGATtcagatgacgatgatgatgataatgaaactgctGTAGGTGCAGGTgagagtagtagcagcagcacctCTTCATCAGACTCAGAAGTGGAAGAATCTAAAAAATATTTCTGTGATATATGTGAGCTTGGCTTTAGTCACAAGTTTAAGCTTAAGcatcatcaaaaagaaaaacattccaGAGCAACACGTTCACAAGCATCTGCAAAAGGCCAGGATAATATGGAGCAGGAagatggtgaggaggaagaggaacagccaGAAGAAAATagtagagaagagaatgaaagaggagatgatgatgatgaggaggatgaagatgaagaagacgatgaagaagaagaaattcgtaaggaaaaggaaagaaaggagaaagagaggaaagaaaaggaggaatctCTTAAATGTAATTTGTGCAATAAGCAATGTAGAAGTGAGTACCAGTTAAGACTCCATATGCCTGTGCATAATGTTGTGAAGAAAGGACAGTCTAATAAGAAATCTGCATCACCTGTTAAAGTCTATGGGAAAGCCAAAGAACAGGAGAACCTAGAAGACCAGCTAGAAACAAGTGCTGGAGCACAGGTAAAGCAAATTAGAGATACCTCTAGAGTTTTACGTAGCTCCCCACATGGAACAGTAAGGGGTGTAAATACTGAGAGCTCTAAAGAAAGTGGTGAAAAGGGTAAGGAACAGTCCCCCAAAAGAAAAAGTGACTCACAGAAAAAAGATGCATGTGATAAGACTGAAGAGTCAttgagagagcagagggagagcaaTGAAAGACCATCCTATCTCCTGAAAGTTGGTTCATTGTTTAGGTGCACAAAATGTAATATAACTTTTAATAGAGAAAAATCCATGACATACCATTTAAAGAAGATTCATGAAACTCTTTACCCATTCAGAGCATGTGAGCATTGTGGAAAGATATTTAGAAGTTGTGGTCCTTATAATAGACATGTAATCCAACATCGAGTTCACCATTGTCCTGAAGCCAATTGCAAGGCAAAGTATAGAAAAATGTTAAGATTAAAGCAACACCAAAAGAATGCACACCCAAATAAACCATTTAGATGTTCCAAGTGTGTTGCAATATTTTGCAAGGAATCAGAACTAGAGAAGCACCAGGACGCAAAACATCCACGCATTCCCAGTGATGAGGAAGAAGGTAgttcggaggaagaggaagaggaggaggatgctgatgAAGAAGAgtatgagaagaaaaaggatgatgatcCAGTTAGTAAAGACcatgttaaaaagagagagaaggataaggatgatgatgataatgaagaacttAGCACTCCCACAAAGCGGAGAGCTAGATGCGTACCAATATCCTACAAAGAacctgatgatgaggaggatgtaaTACCAGTGAGAAAGGGCCAACCTTTTAAGAATGTTGTTGTAAAGCCTACCACTCCTGAGAAGAAAGAAATCCAGAACAAGGCAATACCAGACAGAAGAGGAAGCATTGACAAGAGAAGTAAACTCTTGAAAAGGAGCTGTGCTGATTCTGAGTCCGTGGAAGAAGCAAAACCTTCAGTCCCCTGTGAAAATGACAGGAAAACAAAACCTACTTCCAATAATTCAAGTGAAAAAAGTGTTAGTCAAGAGGATAAAAAGATTACAAAAGGACAGGAACCAAAAATTGACAAAAGGATACCACCACAAACAAAAGTTCTGCCAGCCAAAGAAGTAGTTTCCAAACTTGACTCACCACCAACACAAAAGGTCAAATCAGGAAAAAAGACGCAACAAAAGCAAGTAGTACCtggtaacaaaaagaataaagtgAACCTGAGCTGGACAGCTGCTCTAAAAGCCCAAATCCGTGCTGCAAAATCGGGTTCAAAAGGAAcatcgaaaaagaagaaaaacaattcgTCAGAAAAGGGATGTCCCAGAGTGAGACGGAGACCAAGCAGCAGCTCAGGTGGTCAGCTGACTACTCAGAATATGGACTTCCCATACGGACACTCACAGTCACAGGATTCTCTCTCATGCCAGGGTTATTTTGTAGGGGAGGATTCTATGTTCAGTTTAGATGACAGCTCTCAGATGGACATCATGGGAGACTATTATGGTGCGCATTATCCTCCAAGTGAAGAAATTAGTGACTTTGTACCTGAAGATGATGAGAGTGGACCTGCAAAAATTATAGGCTTTGATTCCTTTTAA